GCTCGGCAATCACCTCTTGTGCTACTTTAACAGGAGAGAGGAACAAACGCAAGAAAGTTGTTGCTCACATTGCTTGAGCAGCCCCAGTTTTCGCTCTTCCAGATGGCTTTCATGTGCAGTTCTTGAACTTCCTTCTCGAGGACTTTAACCTGAACAAAATAGGACACTTTCTAATTAAGAATGTGAAAAGGGATACGACTAGTCAGCTTCCAGCAAAATCAGGACACAAGAACAAGATAGCACTGAAATACGCCTATTTGTAAATCAAGAGACGTACACCCTGGCAGATTAGGCAGAACCACCCATTAAAATTCTGAACAAATCTAAATGTGAATTCACAAATCTCAACTCGCACATCCTTCTGAACTCCACTGAGCACAGGACggttcagccccccccccccccgaacttaGACACTGTGCTTTAATACTGCTCCTAGGTGGCTCCTGAGCTAAACTATTGTAAGCAAGTGCTTTTCAGTGTCTGCTCAAAGCCACTGGAGCAGACGAGCATTTCTCAAGCAGCTCCTCCCTGCAATACTTGCTGAGAAGCGTTACTGAAGCACAGTGCAGTGAAACTTCGTTGAAAAACATCGGAGGGcatttaagcttcgcctttaagagtggaatgtgatagcattTAAAGATTCTTGACTGCTTTTCACACTTCCGGGCAACTGTAGCTTGTGTACCTGTAATGTCTACCAGGAAATGCCGGCGGCAAACGCTActcgcgaaggcgagctttctggtagaaacgcagcctcttgcgtgggccgatcccctgTTACTATTTCTCacgtttaatatttcagtctgagaagatctaacataaaaggcatgtgctgtcggtgtattctttttttgcatggcatttgtttgtgggctgtcattctcaagattccgaggaataattttgtaaagaatgaaagacatgGCATGGGCAACTTTGGTGATAGAAGAGTGGTTGGATATACGTGCTTCGAAATGATTTTTGCTGATAAGACAGTGGATGCTGGATGCTGGATGCATCACTTATTAAAAGCATGTAGTAGGCTTGCAATGGTGCTGCACACTATGCCACATGCTCCGTTGGGCAGATAATTGAAGATCCTTATTGCAATAGGTTTGGCAGTGATAAGTCATGCCAGCGTGTTCATCAGTGGTTATACTGTTTGCTGAGGCCGCCACCACACCTCCAATAATTTCCAATGCTTATCATCACACCTGTGCCGAAGCCGCAATCATTGATTAGCCCGGTGTCTGCACTTCACGAAAAGTCTGAAGATTTTTTGTGCCACAGCATGGGTGTCAGACACACCATTCGTCAAGGTAGCGCAGTTGAATGTTACATGACAAAAAGTGATCGTGGTGCACACTAAAGGGTAGGCATATAACAAGCAGCTACAGCTTAAGTGGTCTGCCAGTACATTAGTCTCTACGGACACTGGGTCGGGGATACGCCACAACTACATTTTAAGTATTAGTAAGTTTTAGGCAGTTAAATTTcaacgagatttcactgtatcTACATCAGCTGAAGTGCAGCCCTGCACTCCAATCAATGGAGTCGTCGAAGACATTCATGCGGAGGCCTGCTTGTGAATGGGGGTACGTTTCTCAGCTGATAAAGAAGAGGATGACAACGGTGACCTTTTCGAGTGCAACGTCCCGCTCGGCCTGGATAGAACGCAGCCGGTGCCTTGCCCTCTTGCCTCGGTGGTCACGCAGACGCTGCACAGTTGCCAGCAGCGTCTCCTGGTGCCGCGTCACCCGCGCTGGTGCCCAGCTGCCTTCCAGACCCTGGAGTATCTTGTCGAGGCCCTGCAAAGGGGGGTATGCTACATTTTTATCTTATGAACCGGTAGTATGttagattcaggtgcactttTATGTTCTTACTTTAAGCTAGCAAAAATTGGGTGCGCATTAGATACGAGGGCGCATTAGAATCAGGTAAATGTGGTACATGACGAggacaagaaaacaaaaagaaaagagaatgagGAATAAACAAACAGATCAAGCACACATGACTAAGACAAGTTAAAAAAATGTCTACAAGACCTGACTGGTGTAAGTATACCAGCAGGGCCTTCGTGGCTCAGATTGCATCCTCCCTTCTGTCCCATGGCCCTAAATATCAGTACCCCATATTTTTCGCAGTGTACCAGGTCATCGCTGCTAACCGCGCAGTGGCATAGCAGCGACAATGACACACAGCATCTGCTGAATATCATCAGGTAGTTTTGCACTCGTTGCACACTGTGAAACCGAGGTGTCCATTCTTAAGCAAAAGACCACTGGTATAGGCTACACACGTCCCACGCAGCACTATTCCTAACAAGAGCTACAATAAGAACCATTTGGCAGCCGTATTACAGATCGCTTTAAGTGAATGACTTCAGAGCATGGTCAATAAATCACTGTGTCGCCACAAACAAAAACCAAGAAGCAAGGGTCGAACAGACTCACACTCAGAACCAGGTTGTCGCAGTTCTCTTCTTCACCCGAGCCATCTGACGCATCACTCCTgagaggaaaagagagaaaaaaaaatgacagtgagGCCAACAATCAGTTCCATCAGTGTGCATAATGTGAAAGTAAAACATCTCTCCCGATTCTTCACTACGAACATGGGGCGTCCTTTCAACCACAGCTGTTACGTTGTACATGAAACTGGCCAATAGAGCTCGTACGCTGCATTACGGCAACAACACTGCCAAATTCCATACCCTTGCTGTGCAATGAGAGAGAAGAATGAGGATaactgaggggctcgattttttctAACAACAAAATGAACCCTTCCACCACCAGGGCTGTGAGTAGTGATGGCTAACACTACCACGGCCATGTTGATTACACATACAccaatatccaagaaagtggatggggaacaGCCACAGTCATAGTTCAattgcacacatgcacacacttgCACACATTTGCACACATTTGCACACATCCGGACACTGTGGGTTCAGCTCCATCTGCTGGCAAgtttctttctctcccacttttatttccttttgccTTAATACTTTCAAATTTCAGTTAAACACATGGTTAACCTCGCGAATGCTTTTCTTGGCCTTACCATCCGTTGGCTTGATAAGGTAGTTACATAAGAGCCACTCTGTTATTTTTACACTCCTTTTCTGAGGGTTGCAAATGAAGGCGTGGATTATTTGTCTTGCTAACATGATCGCAGACTGAAATGAAGATGCACGATGACAGTGACCAAAGGAAACATGGTCTCTAATGGAAAAACCCCTGCCATCTAAAATAAAGAAGCAAGCAAATCGGCAGCAGCGAGAATGACTAGCACAGTCGTCGGTCACCAGACAAAGCAATGCAACTTACAATCAGCCTTTACATTTACGCCGGGCCCTGTGGCGTTCTAGATCCGCCGGAAGAGACCACAGTGATTCAAGAACTTATACTATGTGCACGACGTGGAATTTGTTAAAGACAGGCTTGTCTTTGTGCGAGTGCTTGCAGCAATGGTGATGCAAGAGAGGTTGATGCACTGAGAACACGTCACACACAAACCAAATGCAAGGACCTATAAGCATGTAGGCAACATACGCAGCTCCCTAAAATTACGTTCTTACCATGTGCCACATGATCACCGTGCACTATTTTACTATGTATGTGGACgatcttgcctgtgctcctagaTTCACTGCCTTAATGACCAAAGGCATACACTACACTGTCTACTGTGATGAGTTATGTTCTATACAAAAGTGAGAGATATCATCTTTTATTCTCAGTATTACCACTATTGTAATAGCCTTTTTGGGGCACCATTACCAGTTTGGGGGCTAAAAGtatcaacaaacaaacaaatataaaGTAACCATACTGTCTGTTTGGGGGCTAAAAGTATGAACAAACAAAGATACAGTAACCATATTGTCTGCTACTGCCAAAGGCGATGCAGTGTCAATTGCACTGGGACGTGGAACGTCAAGTTTGCAACGTCAAAACATGCAGAATGGGAAAGAATGAGCCTGTGTCACCGACCTTGCTTCTGCTAGCTTCTGCAGTTCCTTCTGACACAGGTCCAGGCTTTGGTTGGCACTGGCCAGCCGCTCACTGATTGAGTCGTCCCGCTCTCGTTGTGCGTAGTATACGTCTGCCAGCAGTTCTGCAACAATCAATGGTTTGTTTTATTAATGTAAACAGAATGTCCGTCAACAAGACGCATTAGCTTCCATTGTCGATGCCTCATTGGTTACAAATAATGATGCAGCCTTTTACTTCGCTAATAAACATCTGCAGTAATAGATTCTATAAGGGCTTTTACAGCTCTAACAAGCAAGTTTGCAATCAATCTGATCATACTGTACTACCCTATTTTTCGTACATAAGTTGACACAACTGCACGAGTGGAGTTCGGAGTGAAAATTCCCGCTCAATGTATGGACGCACTGACGACAGCTGGGGTAAtgcgtgttttgaaaactaaacATTAGCGTAGATGCATTGCGCATAAAACATTTGGTTAGAGCCAATGTTGGTGAGGCAAATAAGACTGCACTTATGTTTTAAAATATGTGTCTCAGTGGACATGCTaattaaaactaaattatggtattttacgtgccaagaccatgaTATGCTTATCAGGCAGACTGCAGTCAGCCTCACAATAAATCAAtccggactccggattaattttgaccacctggggttcttttaacgtgcacccaatgcacggcacaggggcgttttttgcattttgcccccatcaaaacgcggctgccgtggccgggattataTCCCATGCCCCCTCGGGCTTAGCAGAGCGATGCCAAAGCCACTAACCCACCACGGCAGGTGCCATGCTAACTCAAGGAAAGATAATCTTCCTTAATGGGCAGTGCTTGCAGCAGCGCACTGGGCTGACCATACGAGCCAGTGGGGATCTTTTGTTATGCACATTGATGACAGCATCTCAACAACCAGCTGACGCCAGTTAAAGGATGAAAGAAAGGAGGGCAAAGCCCCCATAAACCTGCAAAGCTGACACCATTGGCCGAGGTGGAGGGAGGCTTGTCTGGTGACTTTATTCTTCGCAGCAGCTCCAGCTGGGACTGAAGGTGCTGCACCTGGTTCCACAGCTGCGCAGTGACAAATAAGTTATAAGCACTAGTGTGGCAGCTACAATTAATTGACGACTGATTTGGCTAGTGAAGCTCTATGCTCTAACTAGACACTAGGACAATGAGAAACATTGGTGTGCtaaactctggattaattttttaCATTCTGGGGTTTTTCTATGTGTACCAATATCTGACAACATAGGTGTTTTTGCAGCTCCCATTGCAGTCCTggactcaatcaatcaatcaatcaatcaatcaatcaatcaatcaatcaatcaatcaatcaatcaattggaTTGCAATTTGGCCTCTCTGATTCCAAATTCAACCCATGGCTGCTAGCAAAATAATTTGATGGGCAAGTTGGAACATTTTCGCGAATACAAATAGACGAGCAGAAAATGTAGTACACATGAAGATGAGGCAGCACTCATCCCATGATTTTTCTTGTGTTCATGCTATTTTATGCTCGTCTTTTCATATTCAAGACCGTGACCTTGTGCCCATCAGTGGAACACCACAGCTGCCAAGTCACTTAAGTGAAAAGCATGAATGAACAAAATGCAAGGTAGATGGTACCTACGTTCTGAAATTGAAAACGGGGCTGTGATAACAAAATGACTGAAATAATCTGTTTTAGTGTGCTTGTAAATAGTATGACTGCCTCTGTACTGCCAGTTACTGTTGGCATCATTTTATCAGTCTAATGAAAAATATAATGTGACACCATTACATCAAAATATTCTTGCATTCCATTGAAACAGTGAGAAAACTTGAACCCTTCACAAATGAAGCAAGTCCGAACTTACCTTGCTGTTAATTTCTTGCAGCGCTTTCACTTCTTCGGGTACCACTGCTCGTGCCCGCAAAGTTGCAGAATGATCTGGTTTGCTGTAGACCAAGCCGGACCTGAATGACAAGCCACTTTCATTTTACAGCAGACTATACACTGATGGATTTGCTGCTTCAATCGTAGAAGCCTGCGTATTCTAGACAGATGATGTCTTTGGAACATCTGAACTACACCAGAGACATCACTTAAACACTGAATTGGGCAGACACTACATATAAGGCCTAAGAAAACTGCAAGCAAAAATGTTATGTCAAGCTAGAGTGGAGATTACTCTTCCAAAATGGCCAACAAATGACTCTTACAAGAAGGAGAGGTTTGGAAAGACTGAAGGAAACATAAAGTGAAAGACTATAAATGGGTGGTGGTCACGTAACACCGTGCTGTAACTACAGAAAGGTGGCTCCGGTTTGGACAAAATGATTTGCCAGCACTTACTAATTTGGTGACCTTAACTCAATACAAAGGATCACACAGAACTCACCTAGGTGTGTATGTCCAGATGCTCGGATTATCTGCCTGCTCCTCATCAACTTCGTCCAGATGGATAACAGGGTCGCTGTGAGTCCGACGTGGGCTGCCAGGGGGCGCCACAAGCCAGGCTGGTGCGCAACCATTATTGGCACTGCCCATAGTTGCAGTGGACCTGTCACTTTCACCACACCCTCGGCGACAGGTGGAAGTGCTCAACGAGCCGGGAGTCGCCGCTGTGGCGACTGTTAGGATGGGTCGCGATACAACGTCGGGGATGTCCCGCTCCGAGCTTCCGACAGGACTTGGCGGGAAATTGGCATAGTGCAAAGGGGTTGAGCTTGTTAGGAGGAGTGAAGGCCTCGTGTGCAGACCAGTTCGTGTTGAGGTTCCCGCTGGCTGGTTGGGCTGCAAGTTCAAGTAACAAAACTTCTTAGAAGGGCAAAAAAAGGAATGAAGCCTCATGCAGCACACACTAATTTGCAAAGCAATAGCTGGGCATCTGCTTTCTCATGAGCTACTTTTTATGTACATTTTCAGATACTGTTGTTTCGAGCTTGTTGCCTTTGGCTAGAAGAAGCACTCTACATGGAGCAAGATGACGAAAGTGCTGGCAATGACTGTTGCAGTTCTACAAGAAGCCTCAGCAATGATAACGAATCTGTAACTGAAAGAACCTGCGCCAAGGCTTCTATGGCACGGGTCCCTTCGGTTACAGATTCACTGGCAATGCCCGGCCTCCAGAAATATGCAAATGTAGACTGCAGAATATTCTCGTTATAATGACTACACCAACTATTGTAGGGACGCTCAACTGTGGCATTCCCCGATGCCCATGTTCGCCGCACTACTCTCAGGTCTCCTGAGGTTCAGCTTCCCCGCATGACACACATGCAATGGTGAGAGCCAGCATCACAGTCTCACAACTACAAAAGATGGAACAAACGCTGCTATGATAGTGCCATCTAATGACCTAGATAGCTCAGGCACAACAGGAAGTTACTTCCTCCTCTTTGGCTGCGGGATGTCAGGGAGCATGGACTGACCACTTGATCATTGCCGAGCTCCACAGGACTTTCCCGCAAAGGCTTCTTGTTTGGCTTTGGAGTGCAGTACCAGCATGGGCTAAAACAATCCCTTGGGTGCATTTTGTTGACCATCTATGTGAGTGCCCAATCTTCGGAGTTCA
The sequence above is drawn from the Dermacentor andersoni chromosome 7, qqDerAnde1_hic_scaffold, whole genome shotgun sequence genome and encodes:
- the LOC126534559 gene encoding uncharacterized protein — protein: MDRAALRVSDGASHNHETPPDDSSLSTSSNESAGAKRNPPAKPPRRRHSVTSLKDTESYSSQCRPSPSTPSGRQGRRGDGDPWAEHGQWILDPPPNFGGGAPPCFSLSYGGGHGRCGGSSTPTPDSRNDFRSLPLSVAQERRLCHSTPNQPAGTSTRTGLHTRPSLLLTSSTPLHYANFPPSPVGSSERDIPDVVSRPILTVATAATPGSLSTSTCRRGCGESDRSTATMGSANNGCAPAWLVAPPGSPRRTHSDPVIHLDEVDEEQADNPSIWTYTPRSGLVYSKPDHSATLRARAVVPEEVKALQEINSKLWNQVQHLQSQLELLRRIKSPDKPPSTSANGVSFAELLADVYYAQRERDDSISERLASANQSLDLCQKELQKLAEARSDASDGSGEEENCDNLVLSGLDKILQGLEGSWAPARVTRHQETLLATVQRLRDHRGKRARHRLRSIQAERDVALEKVKVLEKEVQELHMKAIWKSENWGCSSNDAVQQATNERNAALGRLHELQESLAAQANNGDRGTGDGVKVSTEAQTDFIGVQDGVDLVASSLLQELKEEVGRISQRLDEEATSRQNAELKCQRLEELVNGFQKRLNGLNNSF